The DNA sequence TGGAACGATAATCAGCTATTCTTTCCTTCCAAATATCGTGTTTTATATTACTTGACATCAATACCTCCCAGAACTATTATTTTAAGGTATTATCTCAATAAATTACTCTTCACTCAAGATACAGTCGGTTTGACACTTACGAAAGAAGAGGCAATCCCGCAAATGGTAAAACCGACTTCATAGATGCGGAAAGTGTTGCAAGAGTTCTCCTTACCAGACTTTCTACAGTCGGATATTTACTGGACAATTGGGACACTGGTAAGAAAACGGGCCAGTATTGTAAATGATAATATCACTCTTAAAAATCAGGTCCAATCCTACATTATTCAGCACTATCCCTCATATAAGTCCTTTTTTAGTGTCTTTGATTGTGCAACGGGTCTTGAATTCTGGGAGCGGTTCCCTTCCCCATCCAAGCTAAAAGATATTACAGAGGAGGAACTTGGAGCAATACTTTATGAGAAAAGCAGCGGCTTTTTTGATGTTGTAAAGGCAAGGTTTATCTTAGAGGCAATTGGAAAAGATGGAGATACAAGCACTGAATTTCAGGATTCCAGAAACTTTATAGTTCCAAGTACGATTAAGGAAATAAAGCACAATAACAATGAAATTACCATGATTGAAAAGGAAATTAAGGCACTAATGAAAACATTGCCGTATAAACTGGAAACTATGAAAGGTATTGATTTTGTTACTGCTGCTGCCATAATTGCCGAGGTAGGCGACATAAAAAGGTTTGCAAATTCCGATAAGCTGGCAAAGTTCGCTGGATGTTCACCTATTAGCCAGTCATCAGGTGACACAGAAAGAAATATCCGCAACAGGTTCGGAAACCGCCGATTATATTACATTTTCCAAGGTATTGCAGCAAGAAACATAAGTGCAGGAAGAAACAAAAAGAAGCCTGTAAACGGTCTTTTCTACGAGTATTATCATCGGAAGATATCACAAGGCAAAACATCAGGTCAAGCTATAAAGGCAGTTACAAGAAGGGTTATAAACATTGTCTACGGCCTTATGAAAAGCGGTAAGCCCTATGTACACCCACAAGAAGAAAATATTAAAGGATAATATTTCTTAACATATGGAAGAATGATATAATATTTATACTTGAATTACAGGAAGGAAAAATTAAAATGGAAGATAAAATGTTTGAATTGATGACTAAAATGTATTCGGAGTTTTCGGAAAAATTCAACTCCATGGACAATAAGATAGATGCTGTAAATAGTGATATAAAAGGCATAAAAAATGATATCATAAGGATTGAAAACAAGCTGGATAACAACTCAAAAGCTTTGTTTGATGGATATAATCAAACATATGAAGAGGTCAAAGAAGTGAAAAAAGCAGTTGAAGAACTCTCTGCAAAGGTAGAAACTCAGGAAGTTGAAATTAAAGTAATCAAAGGAGGAAAAGCCTAATACATAAACAATTGAACCTTGAAAACAAACTCAACATATATAGCCATCTGAAACCGGATGGCTACTATATTTGAAGTACATATTACTTCGTTAAGGAATGTATGATCCGCAGATAGCGAGATTTCTGCAGGAGGACACGTATACTGGCGACCCAGGTGATCCGTTAAGTCTTAACTTATACACTTATTGTCATAATGAACCTATAATGTACTGGGATCCTACAGGGCATGCAGATTTATATAATCACTTTATGGTTGGTTATGATGTTCTAAAACAAAATAATATGCTTGATAAGTTGGATGAAAAGTCTCTGGAGGCATATTTTGCAGGGTTGATATCGCCTGATTTACCAGACTTGCAAATAGATGACAAGGGAAAAGTAATTTTCAATTCCCTTGATGCAAAAAAAGAGTTCTCTGAGGCTATGGATAAGGTGAAAGAAACAATTAAAGAACAAATAAAATCTATACCTGGTGCAAAGTTTGTCTACAATATTATAAAAGAACCTGTAGAATGGGTTGGTAGGCTAAAAAATACTGTAAGTTACTGGTTCTGGGAATCCAGCTACGTTGGCCCAATAGCCAAAAATATTCCAGGAATAAAGGATACTACGACGTTACAATCACACTATGGGAATCTTCAGTATTGGCATTCAATGGCAGACAGTGAGTGGAGTGCGAAAGATACCCATACAAAGGTAGTTCTTGAAACAAATAAGCGGGTTGCAGACTTTATTGACTTTAAAAATAAAGGGGATTTACAAGGGGCGTATTTTAGCTTGGGAAAAGCATTACATTATCTTACAGATTCATGGACCCCTTCACACACAGAAAGAAACTCAAATGGTGAAATAACTATGTTTCAAGTATACGGCAAGCAGGACTTAAACCAACATAGTCTTTACGATGATTTGTTTAGGGCCAGTAGAGATAACTACAATAAAGCTGTTGCTAACAGTACAGCTCTATTTAAAGACGCGATGAACAAAAAGGTTGACTCGTCTAAATACTACAAGTTATCACCGAAAGCAACCGTAGGGGTATCCAAAGGAATGGAACAAAAAAGCATTTCCCAAATATACAAGACAGAGCCGTGGAAGAAAGCTGATGAAATAGAAAAAAGGAAAACGAATTCATCTGGATGGTTTGGTGATAATGTGGTTAAGCCTGTACAAAAGAAAGCTAAGGAAGTAATTAAACCCATACAAAAAAAGGCTGATGAGATAATAAAACCTGTACAAAAAAAGGCAGATGAAATTTTCAATAACGCAGGAAGCAAATTGAACGATCTAAAAAATGGATTTGTAGATTGGCTCGGAAGTAAGTTAAAGTAACTTATTGGAGAGACATATGGTAGGGGGGAGAATTCAATGAAAAGAATGTATATCGGGTTATTAGTAGTTGCTATATCTGGTTTACTATTAAGCTGTAGTGTTGGTGTTAAAGATAACAGTACTAAAGTACTAGATATAGGTGATTATCTATACTATGGTAAATATCTGGATAAACCAATTTTATGGAGAATCATTAACCTTGATAAGAGTGGTAACCCAATGCTTTTTTCTGAACGAATCTTATGCATAAAGCCTTTTAATGGAGCTAATGGTGGCGGGGAGGAAACTTACAATTTTGAGCTGTTAAATAAGCATATACGTGTTTATTGGAAGGATGCAAACTTGCGTCAATGGCTTAACAGTTCAGATCAGGTCATAAAATGGGAAGGTGTACCTCCTTCATTAGAATATGTATCGAGAAATCCATACGAATTAGAAGCAGGATTTTTATCAGATAAAAACTTTACTAGAAATGAAAGGGAAATTTTATTAAATCATAAGCATGATGTACTTCTTTCTGAAAAAGATGAAAAAGAGAAAGAAGGGGGCAGTGATTCGTATTATCCAATACAAAGTGGAAGGGCAGCAAATAGGCTGGATGATGCAGAAAAGGATTATAGCAATATATATTACAAGACTTTCACAGACAAGGTTTTCCTTTTATCAACGGTTGAGATAAAACGATACGTGTGGGATAGGGGATGGGAATGCAGAAGAAAGCCTACAAAGGAAGCAGTAAAAGTAAACACTGTAAGAGGTTTTAGTGATAAAGATTACTGTCAATTCTGGCTTGAAACACCACATTGCTTTGGTGATTCTATATGGGCTTTAAGCGAAGAAATGAGGTCTTTGCCAAAGTCTCCGGGTCTTGTAACTAATTGTCCTACGGATGGATACACAGGTGTCTGCCCTGCGGTAGTACTTAATAAGGATTTATGTAAAGTTAAAAGCGGAAAGGGAAGCGAGAATAAACCTTATGAGATAGTTCCAATATCAGGTGAGTAACAATAATTTTTAGAGAGTCTTACTTAAGTATATTTTGCCGCATTCATTGCACAAATAGTAATAATGTGATCATTATTCCTGATGGTACCACACTGAGAGTGGTAGCTAACTTTTTACTAAAAATCAGAGCCTTGAGTACATTTGATAGTGTACCAGGGCTTCTTTCTTGAAACCATCAGAGATATCACGATATCATGGCTGCAGACTGCAGAAACATATTTATACTTTATAATGCACAAAATAGGTATAGAAATTCCTTTCTTGAATGATATGAAAGTGTTGCGTTTATCTTAATCTAGTAGTCCATATTTGCAACGTTTTTGTCTTTTACATAAACTGTTTTTATGATAAAGTTCAATTTATCGGACATTGTGAGAAATATAACCAGTAAAATAAATAAGGAGTGCAAAATGGAGCAAAACTCTCACAAAATATTTCAATGCTTATATTGTGGGAATACAACCTTAATGAATTACTGATGGCTCTAAGACTTTCCTTCTAGGTGTTGATTTGGGTATATTATATTGAATACTGCTCCCTAACAATGATATACTATGAGCATCTAAAACATGGTGGTGGTGCTCATTGACGCGAATGATAGGTTTGCAAAATTTCTATCCTAAGGACATCGAAATAATTATGAAATCTGAAACTTCCAATCAAATTATAATAAACATGAAGTCGAGAACCAAAAGCCAAATATGCCCTAAATACAATGCCCCCAATTGTCAAGACAATTTTTTTGTTGCTCTAAGTTAGGTCTCCTTTCTTTGTTTGTATTTTATGTTTCACTAGGTCGATTAGGTATCGAAATTTTGAAAATGTAGGGAGGGTGTAGCCCGAGTGGAATTTTCAAAATTTCGCCGCTTCGCGGGATGGACCTAAATAACCGCTTTAATACTTCTGACATTAAAATAAATATCTGCTGGTGTTTCATAGCCCAAGGATTCATGTGGTCTTACATTGCTATAGTATCCTATATAGCCCTTTGTAATCTGCTTTAATTGAGATCCAGCATCATAATCCTCCAGATAAAGCTTTTCCCATTTGTATGACCTGAAAAACCGCTCTATCCTTTGATTATCTAGTGCTCGTCCCTTTCCATCCATAGAAAGCTACATTGCCTAAGAACTGTAAACTTCTTGGTTCCGTATTCTGAGTTGGTTTGTTCGACTGCCTTTTCCAATATGTTTACTCAACTATAGTATAACTTTTTACTATAACAATACAAGGTTTTAAAATAAAGAAATTGGCATATAATTGTTACTATTTTCATTAAAATGTTTTGCCAAAATTATTATATCCGCAATGTTAATAGAGTTATCCTTATTAAAATCGCAGTCAGATCTGAAGTATTGGTCATCTGAATTTGTTGAATACTTTTGCAATTTCTACTAACCTTTCGAGCCGCTTATACAAATTCTATAATTACCATATTTTATGTTAATAAATGTGTTGTGTGATTGATAAACTACATTTTTCGTTAAGGTAATAAATTACTAT is a window from the Pseudobacteroides sp. genome containing:
- a CDS encoding transposase, producing the protein MLQEFSLPDFLQSDIYWTIGTLVRKRASIVNDNITLKNQVQSYIIQHYPSYKSFFSVFDCATGLEFWERFPSPSKLKDITEEELGAILYEKSSGFFDVVKARFILEAIGKDGDTSTEFQDSRNFIVPSTIKEIKHNNNEITMIEKEIKALMKTLPYKLETMKGIDFVTAAAIIAEVGDIKRFANSDKLAKFAGCSPISQSSGDTERNIRNRFGNRRLYYIFQGIAARNISAGRNKKKPVNGLFYEYYHRKISQGKTSGQAIKAVTRRVINIVYGLMKSGKPYVHPQEENIKG
- a CDS encoding DUF6273 domain-containing protein — encoded protein: MKRMYIGLLVVAISGLLLSCSVGVKDNSTKVLDIGDYLYYGKYLDKPILWRIINLDKSGNPMLFSERILCIKPFNGANGGGEETYNFELLNKHIRVYWKDANLRQWLNSSDQVIKWEGVPPSLEYVSRNPYELEAGFLSDKNFTRNEREILLNHKHDVLLSEKDEKEKEGGSDSYYPIQSGRAANRLDDAEKDYSNIYYKTFTDKVFLLSTVEIKRYVWDRGWECRRKPTKEAVKVNTVRGFSDKDYCQFWLETPHCFGDSIWALSEEMRSLPKSPGLVTNCPTDGYTGVCPAVVLNKDLCKVKSGKGSENKPYEIVPISGE